A region of bacterium DNA encodes the following proteins:
- a CDS encoding phosphoglucomutase/phosphomannomutase family protein — MAIKFGTSGWRALIAEEFTFANVRRVVAAIAQHLGETGDTGKGVLVSYDTRFLADRFAWCAADEFLRHGVGVRLTDRDAPTPAIAHAVVTGVLGGAVNITASHNPPQYCGLKFSPATGAAAPTTVTDRIEEILRGEVEVRGEGPIERDDLLERPDCALVSAREPYLARIEEIVDVQALEANPQKVVVDCLYGTCRGYLPEFLMDHGCEVKVLHAYRDAFFGGHTPEPSGRSLDELSQAVRDSDAVIGLACDGDADRFGVVDSTGHYVNSNMILALVFWHLARHRGWEGGIARSVATTHLVDALAAKLGREVFQTPVGIKHLAAWVATGKVVIGGEESSGICFRDHVLDKDGILACSIVAEMLARSGRTVRQLIEDLYVEAGRRYLDGRLNLRLTDELAPLIRQRLAGEPPETFAGVAVRGVDRTDGLKLLLADDCWVMLRPSGTEPVVRMYAEAYDEGRLDELVAATREYLFEGAG; from the coding sequence ATGGCCATCAAATTCGGGACCTCAGGCTGGCGGGCGCTCATCGCCGAGGAGTTCACCTTCGCCAACGTCCGCCGCGTCGTCGCCGCCATCGCGCAACACCTGGGGGAGACGGGCGACACCGGGAAGGGCGTTCTGGTCAGCTACGACACCCGTTTCCTGGCCGACCGCTTCGCCTGGTGCGCCGCCGACGAGTTCCTGCGCCACGGCGTCGGGGTTCGGCTCACCGACCGCGATGCGCCAACCCCGGCCATCGCCCACGCCGTGGTCACCGGCGTCCTGGGCGGGGCGGTCAACATCACCGCCAGCCACAACCCGCCCCAATACTGCGGCCTGAAGTTCTCGCCGGCGACGGGCGCCGCGGCGCCGACCACGGTCACCGACCGCATCGAGGAAATCCTGCGGGGCGAGGTCGAGGTCCGGGGGGAGGGGCCGATCGAGCGCGACGACCTCCTCGAGCGCCCGGACTGCGCCCTGGTTTCGGCGAGGGAGCCCTACCTGGCCCGAATCGAGGAGATAGTGGACGTCCAGGCCCTGGAGGCCAATCCCCAGAAGGTGGTCGTGGATTGCCTCTACGGCACCTGCCGGGGATACCTGCCCGAATTTCTCATGGACCACGGCTGCGAGGTCAAGGTCCTCCACGCTTACCGCGACGCCTTCTTCGGCGGCCATACCCCCGAGCCCAGCGGTCGCAGCCTGGATGAGCTGTCCCAGGCGGTGCGGGACTCCGACGCCGTCATCGGGCTGGCCTGCGACGGCGACGCGGACCGTTTCGGGGTGGTGGATTCCACCGGGCACTACGTGAACTCGAACATGATACTGGCGCTGGTCTTCTGGCACCTGGCGCGGCACCGGGGCTGGGAGGGCGGCATCGCCCGCTCCGTGGCCACCACCCACCTCGTGGACGCCCTGGCGGCCAAGCTCGGCCGGGAGGTCTTCCAGACGCCGGTGGGGATAAAACACCTCGCGGCGTGGGTGGCGACGGGGAAGGTGGTAATCGGCGGCGAGGAGTCTTCCGGCATCTGCTTCCGGGACCACGTCCTGGACAAGGACGGCATCCTCGCCTGCTCCATCGTGGCCGAGATGCTCGCCCGCAGCGGGCGGACCGTCCGTCAGCTCATCGAGGACCTCTACGTGGAGGCCGGGCGCCGGTATCTGGACGGGCGGCTGAACCTCCGCCTGACCGATGAGCTGGCGCCACTTATCCGGCAGCGCCTGGCCGGTGAGCCGCCGGAGACCTTCGCCGGGGTGGCGGTGCGCGGGGTGGACCGCACCGACGGCCTCAAGCTCCTGTTGGCCGACGACTGCTGGGTGATGCTGCGGCCCTCGGGGACGGAGCCGGTGGTTCGCATGTACGCCGAAGCATACGACGAGGGGCGCCTGGACGAGCTGGTGGCGGCCACGCGGGAGTACCTGTTCGAGGGCGCGGGGTAG
- a CDS encoding 4Fe-4S binding protein produces MLYEDGVPTPEDLQKVRPSPEDLARGPVVVIECFQEIPCDPCHTNCKSGCILPFEDLNDLPRTDPSLCDGCGVCVAACPGLAVFVVDMTAGGEGRAVVQIPWEYIPVPEKGREVVLTDRAGKPIGKGVCLKAVRFRDRTYVLHLSVPAELAMEARGIDRRALAETPA; encoded by the coding sequence ATGCTCTACGAGGACGGCGTCCCCACCCCGGAGGACCTCCAGAAGGTGCGGCCCTCCCCGGAGGACCTCGCCCGGGGCCCCGTGGTGGTCATCGAGTGCTTCCAGGAAATACCATGCGACCCCTGCCACACCAACTGCAAGTCGGGCTGCATTCTCCCCTTCGAGGACCTGAACGACCTGCCGCGCACCGATCCCTCCCTGTGCGACGGCTGCGGCGTCTGCGTGGCGGCCTGCCCGGGCCTGGCGGTCTTCGTCGTGGACATGACCGCCGGGGGGGAGGGCCGCGCCGTCGTCCAGATACCCTGGGAGTACATCCCCGTCCCGGAGAAGGGACGGGAGGTGGTGCTGACCGACCGGGCCGGGAAGCCCATCGGCAAGGGCGTGTGCCTCAAGGCCGTGCGCTTCCGCGACCGCACCTACGTCCTGCACCTCTCGGTGCCCGCGGAGCTGGCGATGGAGGCGCGGGGGATTGACCGTCGGGCCCTCGCCGAAACGCCCGCGTAA
- a CDS encoding RelA/SpoT family protein has protein sequence MNLTACRHVFEDTLALLRPRTGEEWLEQLDEAYRLAAKAHRGQRRRSGDPFLIHAVEVAYILAELGGDAETVIAGILHDTLEDTNVGGLEIMEEFGEGVYHLVQGLTQEAKAERSARAGPSATLRRLLLAAQHDPRILLIKLADRLHNMRTLQHMPPEKRREKALETLEIYAPLAHRLGVAKLRWEMEDRALMYLHPEVHANLTEIVRTGRPEQEAILGEVIEELKQKLEELEIQATVFGRPKHIYSIYRKMIEKGESPEHMVDLLGIRVITRQVRDCYSVLGIIHSLWRPIAGAFSDYIANPKPNRYQSLHTAVHGRLGRRIEVQIRTEEMNFIAEYGVAAHFFYKEAGFDADLDDELLWLRRIVDWEKQSVNARTFASAVKVDLFAEQIFVITPKGEALDLPVGSTVLDLAFRIHTDLGLTCSGAMVNGRSEPLNHVLSAGDRVEVLTSEEIHPRPGWLRFAKTSHARHAIRRYLHHHPELGRRVNCILVRFSLKGDLNDFQRVLVGIHRLPEIELTRVSFTRFGPANIRINARVPDTEETPAEDSPSIARLAETFPGLSVEVRR, from the coding sequence ATGAACCTCACCGCCTGCCGCCACGTCTTCGAGGACACCCTCGCCCTCCTGCGCCCCCGCACCGGGGAGGAGTGGCTCGAGCAGCTCGACGAGGCCTACCGTCTGGCCGCCAAGGCCCATCGAGGGCAGCGCCGCCGCTCCGGCGACCCCTTTTTAATCCACGCAGTCGAGGTGGCCTACATCCTGGCCGAGCTGGGGGGTGACGCCGAAACGGTCATCGCCGGCATCCTTCACGACACCCTCGAGGACACGAACGTCGGCGGACTGGAAATCATGGAGGAGTTCGGCGAGGGGGTGTACCACCTCGTCCAGGGGCTGACCCAGGAGGCCAAGGCGGAGAGGTCGGCCCGGGCCGGGCCCTCGGCGACCCTCCGTCGGCTGCTCCTGGCCGCCCAGCACGACCCGCGAATCCTTTTAATCAAACTCGCCGACCGCCTCCACAACATGCGCACCCTCCAGCACATGCCCCCGGAGAAGCGCCGCGAGAAGGCCCTGGAGACCCTGGAAATCTACGCCCCCCTGGCCCACCGCCTCGGCGTCGCCAAGCTGCGGTGGGAGATGGAGGACCGGGCGCTCATGTACCTCCACCCCGAGGTGCACGCCAACCTGACGGAGATCGTCCGCACCGGGAGGCCGGAGCAGGAGGCCATCCTGGGCGAGGTCATCGAGGAGCTGAAGCAAAAGCTGGAGGAGCTGGAGATTCAGGCGACCGTCTTCGGCCGCCCCAAGCACATCTACTCCATCTACCGCAAGATGATAGAGAAGGGCGAGTCGCCGGAGCACATGGTGGACCTGTTGGGAATCCGGGTCATCACGCGGCAGGTGCGCGACTGCTACAGCGTGCTGGGCATCATCCACAGCCTGTGGCGCCCCATCGCCGGCGCCTTCTCCGACTACATCGCCAACCCGAAGCCCAACCGGTACCAGTCGCTGCACACGGCGGTTCACGGCCGTCTCGGCCGCCGCATAGAGGTCCAGATACGCACCGAGGAGATGAACTTCATCGCCGAATACGGCGTGGCCGCCCACTTCTTTTACAAGGAGGCCGGTTTCGACGCCGATCTCGACGACGAGCTTCTCTGGCTGCGGCGGATCGTGGACTGGGAAAAGCAGTCCGTCAACGCCCGCACCTTCGCCAGCGCGGTCAAGGTGGACCTCTTCGCCGAGCAGATTTTCGTCATCACCCCCAAGGGGGAGGCGCTGGACCTGCCAGTGGGCTCCACGGTGCTCGACCTCGCCTTCCGCATCCACACCGACCTGGGCCTGACTTGCTCGGGCGCCATGGTGAACGGACGGTCGGAGCCCCTGAACCACGTGCTGTCGGCCGGCGACCGGGTCGAGGTGCTGACCTCCGAGGAGATTCACCCCAGGCCCGGCTGGCTCCGGTTCGCGAAGACCTCCCACGCCCGTCACGCCATCCGCCGCTACCTCCACCACCACCCCGAGCTTGGGCGCAGGGTGAACTGCATCCTCGTGCGCTTCAGCCTCAAGGGCGACCTGAACGACTTCCAGCGGGTGTTGGTGGGGATTCACCGGCTCCCCGAAATCGAGCTCACCCGGGTCAGCTTCACCCGCTTCGGACCGGCGAACATCCGCATCAACGCGCGGGTGCCCGACACCGAGGAGACGCCGGCCGAGGACAGCCCGAGCATCGCACGGCTCGCCGAGACGTTCCCCGGTCTCTCCGTCGAGGTCCGGCGGTGA
- a CDS encoding (2Fe-2S)-binding protein, with product MTQDDSIIICRCEDITLGEIKRAVALGYATVDEIKHFLRAGMGPCQGRTCGHLVAQVIARETGRPVAEVWPMRARPPYHLVPFSTILAESGEAVAFSKGGD from the coding sequence ATGACCCAAGACGACTCCATCATCATCTGCCGCTGCGAGGACATCACCCTGGGCGAGATAAAACGGGCCGTCGCCCTGGGCTACGCCACCGTGGACGAGATCAAGCACTTCCTGCGGGCCGGGATGGGCCCGTGCCAGGGGCGCACCTGCGGGCATCTGGTGGCCCAGGTCATCGCCCGCGAGACGGGACGGCCCGTGGCGGAGGTCTGGCCCATGCGCGCCCGGCCGCCCTACCACCTCGTCCCCTTCTCCACCATCCTGGCCGAGTCCGGAGAGGCCGTCGCCTTCTCGAAAGGGGGCGACTAG